A part of Miscanthus floridulus cultivar M001 chromosome 6, ASM1932011v1, whole genome shotgun sequence genomic DNA contains:
- the LOC136457795 gene encoding uncharacterized protein, whose protein sequence is MVVEIAAHIAATSPHPMEDIRSLRATCQAMHAACKEGVVGSSVALEREESMRWFDHDRYLALVRNLAAAGNPEACFVLGLTLVFAQQRCTAPTGTEWLRRAAAAGHKVAAYVLGVLHYHYGDKEAERYIRQVEGEAASDGDIAHGCKQLASGRTNRECVRCRSQAVQAVRDVTWKVDGMMVPVPVPVPAPAEEGGQGCKGSGCGVPEGWAGGCAVFCSDGCRTRHEYSEFFSRVSVTCYLEERANGDINLYKTNPPVPK, encoded by the exons ATGGTCGTCGAGATCGCCGCGCACATCGCCGCGACGTCGCCGCACCCGATGGAGGACATCCGCAGCCTACGAGCCAC TTGCCAGGCCATGCACGCGGCGTGCAAGGAGGGCGTCGTCGGGAGCAGCGTGGCGCTGGAGCGGGAGGAGTCCATGAGGTGGTTCGACCACGACCGCTACCTCGCCCTCGTCCGCAACCTGGCCGCCGCCGGCAACCCGGAGGCCTGCTTCGTCCTCGGGCTCACGCTCGTCTTCGCGCAGCAGCGGTGCACGGCGCCCACTGGCACCGAGTGGCTCAGACGGGCGGCCGCCGCCGGCCACAAGGTCGCGGCCTACGTGCTCGGCGTCCTCCACTACCACTACGGGGACAAGGAGGCCGAGCGGTACATCAGGCAGGTCGAGGGCGAGGCGGCGTCCGACGGCGACATCGCCCACGGGTGCAAGCAGCTGGCCAGCGGCAGGACCAACCGGGAGTGCGTGAGGTGCCGGTCGCAAGCTGTCCAGGCGGTCCGGGACGTGACATGGAAGGTGGACGGAATgatggtgccggtgccggtgccggtacCGGCGCCGGCGGAGGAGGGCGGCCAAGGTTGCAAGGGCAGCGGCTGCGGCGTGCCAGAAGGATGGGCCGGTGGTTGCGCCGTCTTTTGTAGCGACGGCTGTAGGACTAGGCATGAGTACTCCGAGTTCTTTTCGCGAGTGTCAGTTACCTGTTACCTAGAAGAACGAGCTAATGGCGACATAAACTTGTACAAAACGAACCCTCCAGttcctaaataa